In the Pseudomonas sp. ADAK2 genome, one interval contains:
- a CDS encoding restriction endonuclease subunit S, giving the protein MSELGKAPLLKEKIEVLSGFAFPSSGFNQLVGLPLIRIRDLGGSSTEVRFRGMYDPAYRVSKGDLLVGMDGDFEVHRWAGEDALLNQRVCKISSTSKEIHQSFLYWYLKPKIAEIHRRTPQTTVRHLSTKDIYAIEEPPFDFPTQERIAQILNTLDTAIRETEALIDKLKAVTQGLLQDLLTRGIDSNGQLRPPQSQAPELYKESPLGWIPREWNWDILGRWLIGKPKNGYSPKEAGEWTGIQMLGLGCLTKEGFLPTQLKPAPAADKGLDRARLNEGDLLVSRANTRQLVGLVGVYRDVGTPCTYPDLMMRLLPSEETTAEFLELVLQSSKVRRQVQAAASGTSESMVKISSSIVTSLKVAIPKTNEQKVILCRTKTLNAQLQSELQGLEVLRAVKVGLMDDLLSGRVRVTPLLESMQQAAAQTEA; this is encoded by the coding sequence ATGTCTGAGCTCGGTAAGGCTCCATTACTCAAAGAAAAGATTGAGGTCTTATCTGGCTTTGCCTTTCCGTCTAGCGGCTTCAATCAGCTTGTTGGTTTGCCGCTGATTCGGATTCGTGACCTTGGTGGCAGCTCCACTGAGGTTCGATTCCGAGGCATGTATGACCCTGCATATCGCGTATCCAAAGGCGACCTGTTGGTGGGCATGGATGGCGATTTTGAGGTGCATCGATGGGCAGGTGAAGATGCACTGCTCAACCAGCGTGTATGCAAAATATCATCGACTAGCAAAGAAATTCATCAAAGCTTTTTGTATTGGTACCTGAAGCCAAAAATCGCGGAAATCCATCGTAGAACCCCGCAAACGACAGTCCGGCATCTGTCGACGAAGGATATCTATGCGATAGAGGAGCCGCCTTTTGACTTTCCCACTCAGGAGCGTATTGCCCAAATCCTCAATACCCTCGACACCGCAATCCGCGAAACCGAGGCGCTGATCGACAAGCTCAAGGCCGTTACACAGGGCCTACTGCAGGACCTACTAACCCGTGGCATCGACTCCAACGGCCAACTGCGCCCGCCACAGAGCCAAGCTCCAGAGCTCTACAAGGAATCGCCGTTGGGATGGATTCCTAGAGAGTGGAACTGGGACATACTTGGGCGCTGGCTGATTGGAAAGCCCAAGAACGGTTACTCCCCAAAGGAGGCAGGAGAGTGGACAGGAATTCAGATGCTCGGATTGGGTTGCCTCACTAAGGAAGGATTTTTACCCACCCAGCTCAAACCTGCGCCTGCTGCAGATAAAGGGTTAGATAGGGCGCGGTTGAACGAGGGAGACCTTCTCGTCAGCCGAGCCAACACAAGGCAATTGGTTGGTCTCGTGGGGGTATATCGCGATGTGGGTACGCCTTGCACTTATCCGGACTTGATGATGCGACTGCTGCCTTCCGAGGAGACCACTGCCGAGTTCCTAGAGTTGGTCTTGCAGTCAAGCAAAGTGCGTCGACAAGTCCAAGCAGCCGCATCTGGGACGTCTGAGAGCATGGTAAAAATCAGCTCTTCTATCGTGACGAGCTTGAAAGTCGCAATTCCGAAAACTAACGAGCAGAAAGTTATCCTCTGTCGCACAAAGACACTTAATGCTCAACTGCAAAGCGAGCTGCAGGGACTAGAGGTACTACGGGCGGTCAAAGTAGGTCTTATGGACGACCTGCTATCCGGCCGCGTCCGTGTCACCCCGCTACTGGAATCTATGCAGCAAGCTGCTGCACAAACGGAAGCCTGA